TAAGTCATGTCACAGGAAaattcaacttttttaatttaatctctTCGTTttgagcgtttttttttaaactaataagaTCGAAATGAAATTACAAGAGAGTAACTTATAAAATCGTTTTATTACATCCCATTACGTTACGAGCATATAAAGCTAGATAAGTTTTATTGCAAATCACTTTTCTAGTTACCACTCCTAAGAATTAATCGAGCATCATTTTTGGTTTCCATAACATCTATATTCTTGATTGGGTTGGGTCGAATTTTGAGGTCTGGAGGCTGGGGAAGCTTCTACGGGAAAAagagacaaaaaaaatatagaaaagttGCTGACCTGACATAATCTGggatttttatttgaactgcTATGGCTCCTAATCCGGCCCTGATTACTTCTGTAGTCAACACATATTCTTCGCtgtcactacttttaaattgATAAAGCTCTCATCACAAAATTGTCAATTTTAAGTGAACTTAACAACACATGCAGGGTTCAAGGTTCAGTTTagtttacttaattaatttgagATACAAGTTTTTCCAAGTAGTTGACGGTGCACTGCTTAAATgcctattcaaattcaaattcaaattatttattcagtaaataggccgcaatgggcacttttacacgtcattttttaaactaccagcgctttcggaaagaccatcattgccaagaagaatgcgccgcaagaaacttggcagaaagtcattttttcataaaaatataattacaagtATATATTGTattggtacggtcaaggactttttATTTCatgccaccatggaaccatttcacagtaaacgtcatagtctGTCTACCCTGGAATAGTCAAATAgctcaaatttctccgaaaccaacaATTTTTCTCAGTGTGTTTTCTTATCCCTAatcgtatacctttacttgcccgaatttcacttgtcaTTTGCCATACCaatgtttgccataaaatatatagaaccgtcctgttttcaggattttttaaaatgtcatctcATAGAATGCAGAAACTacaatttcagaaataaattactttatggaaAATTAAGATTATGGGAAACGATACATTacggcatatgaaattcgggcaaacgatagagaacccccactaatattataaatgcgaaagtttgtaattctgtttgtttgttacttcctCACATCCAagccactgaactgatttagatgaaattcggtatagagatagtttgaatcccagagaaggacataggatagttttataccggaaaattatatttcccgcgggatagcgataaacgaatttgtcgcgggtaacggctagtggttttatagagcacagtaggttaggtttgttttatgaaagttccgaaaataatatggtttcggagaaatttgatagttgggaaattaaacattagagaaaaaaaatgctaaacgGCAGAGAACCCGACTcgacataatatattatactgGTATTTTGGGTTCCTATTTCAAGTGGTCCAGCCGTAGTGTAGCGGTCAGTAATCGATCTCCATCACGacgtgcgcgcgcgcacgccGCGCGTGGTCGCCGGCGCTCAGGATCGTTGCCACGTTGCAATGAGCCAGCTCCGAACTGTGGAATATACAATGTGTAACATTGCTAAACTAATGTGGCAGTATGCGggacacattgctcgcaggactgatggccgatggggtcagaaggttctcgaatggcgtccgcggcaGGAGACGAGCTGTCTGTAGGCCTCCCACaggatggagcgacgacctgatgccgtattgcctaatgtttctgatgctcgcgatcagGCAATACGGCCCCagattaagatcgcgggatcgcggtggatgcggaaagcacaagaccggtctgcaGCTCACTCAACCGCactagggtgacggcaccaatcatggacatgttaagcacagtagtatccagcaatggacagcaaggattcaatgccttcaCCTTTCACCATTCATGTACATTatcagttatctgcacataagtgttattaaataaataaatatcacgggacaatttacaccaattgacctagtcccaaagtaagcttagcaaagcttgtgttatgggtactaagcaacggataaatataattatatagatagatacatacttaaattcatagtaaacacccaagacccgagaacaaacattcgtatttttcatacaaatatctgccccgacacgggaatcgaacccgggacctcaagcttcgtaggttctctaaccactaggccatctggtcgtcgttattagttttagaaaaagtagcgtccgtttcttaatataAGGTTAGTGGAAATAATATTCCATTATTGTttcctgtccatgactggtgccctcacccTATAGAATTTGTACTTAGCCTCTAGGTATTTGTAATTTCGTAAGCATGCATTATGTTATTGTacccaaattaataaaataaataagattacctatccattttattttaacaatgaaaagcaaaataacgcctgaatCCATGCAGAATTTGAAggcaatatacatacatacgaacattccaagtaaaataaaatcttgtaagaACTGCAAGAGTTGCTTACTCTGATCCTCCGTCAAAGTACTTGCGACAGAGCTCGTTGTAGAGTGAGACGAAAGACACGCGCTCGGGCTCTGTCCCCGACGCGTTCTCCAGTATGGTCTCGCACGAGGCCTTATTCATCCTCGAGAGGCCTTCTTCGGGTTTCTTCGCCACCTTCCCCAACGGAGAAGGCCACAGCTTCCTAGCCCTTGATTttgtcaatttgttttttttgttcggCACAACGATTTTTATGGGTCGTTTTAGGACAAGCAACGTGTCCATTATATAGGTTTATATTTGTAAAGCTATTTGTAAATTTGATAGCAAAGGAAAATACGTTGTTCTCGAAAtgtcatattgttttttttataaatataaagatTCGATACGAATAGGTTTTACTCCCCTTATCGTAACTGttgaattttgcaaaaaaaaagatcGGATTTCCACTGGATTTCACTTTGTGTAAGAAGCATCTACGTCAgatttcccgtgggaatattggggtAAAAAGCAGCCTGTGTTACCAGACGTCCATCTCTACATcctttcatccaaatcggtcaaGCCATTCTAGCGTACAGTACTCAAAGATTGGATgacaataagtacagtcaagggcaaagatatcgacacggtcaaagttacaaaaatatgtatacacgactttatgcacttaacattaagaccgtatacatacttttgcaactttggccgtgtcgatatctttgcccttgactgtacctacagtcaacaaaaatatacacgaCTTTGGTGAACAGTCACCggcaccaatatttgacacaacaagcgtgcataaatatctgatacgactttttctagggccagtaggacgtATCAGATGTTTCTGCACAAGTAATAAGTACACGCACGcatacacaaactttcacatttgtaatattatagtCAGTCTTCATTTAGGCCACAATAAAACAGCAATTAAGATGTGCCATTGCTCACTCTTTATTACGCTTGTTAAttcaatataaaaacaaaataatttatttcaaaatatcacTGATTGCTTCTCGGGCCGTTAGGccacaattttataaaacaacacAAAAACTTTTATGAATTTAAACCTTTATTGCTCTCAGCATAAGGTTTAAAATGGACCACTGTGTTATGAAGACTAGTAGAATCTGGCATTGATTAATTTAGTCACAATTTCCAAAAATACAGCATGGTTCGAATTTACAAAATCGTTACACAAAGGAAAATTATTAGCCATAAAGTGTCCTCTGTGTAACGGTTGTTTGTGTAGCAGAAATTAACGCATACGTCGTCTCTTTCACATTGAACATCTTAGAAAGGGACGAATGCTAGTTCCCAGTAAATTAACCATgacttttattgtttatttttttattttcgcaGCAAACGGTACAGTTTTGTGACAAACTGATAATAATTCACTAACATAGCCTCGCTTTCGACAGGATGTGTGTAACACAACGGAATCGCGTTGACTATGTAAAAGATTTCCATTGTGAAACGGACATTCATTTGAAATCTACTAGCTATCTACTTAAGTCTTCATTTATAACGGCTTGGGTCGACATGACGCTATCATTCTTTGTTCGCACTTGTTATCAAAAGTAAGTGTTTAATATACTTATCAAAAGTTCCGAaatacttttctttttaatgGTCCATcgtaaatttaccacgaccacAATGGCAGCGTCATATCAGCCTAAGGTGCCAGTAACAACCAACATCACGAAACTAACTCTCCAACTCTTTTACACCTTGCTGGTTAAAAAGAGGACGGTAATAATTCCGCGATACGTATCTTACTTAGCACGTCAGATACGCCAGAGCAGCTTCACAAAATCAACAACTGCTCAACGTGATTTGATTGGTGCCGATATTTAATGTACCACCACAAGCTTACCTGATAAAAATGCAACTCTAATCATAATAGATACTTGACGTTATCAGATACTTAAATCTAAATGATCGAGCAATTAGAAGCTTTTTTACAATCAATATGACATACCGTGAAAAGTTTCCTCATTGATAAATGgtgtgtataaatataaaattaaaaattgtatctGTACTGTAGTCTCATTAGATTTATATCGTAATTATTGAGCGTTGATACAGCTAATAAAGACGTTGCAAGCACAGGTAAGATTGTGATGGTGATTTAGAAAATTTGGGTCCATGGCATTCGCTGGCTTTAACAAAAAAGGGCCAACGTTCAGAGCCCTAAAAAATCGTCGCTGAGTTTCCATTCGTAAGATTTACAAAGTTTTTAGTTAAAGTGAGAGGTATTAGACCTCTGTCAAATATGACTAAGATTGCGATTCACTCAGTTTCCCGACGGGAGGTACATCAGCCGTTACAAGTCTCGTTTACGACGAAAGCAGCGTCGTGCCACTTGGGGCATGCCACTGCTGCAATGAAGTGTCAGTCCAGGTAATTTTTGCGCTTTCTTGGCGTTATCTTACTGTTCACAACCAACATTGGTTACATTAGCCAAATCAGATCATTATATGGCTCTTCTAAAGTTGCAGAAgcggccttattgtctaacacactggaatcacaatcgttttcaccacttctttctgtcacacggtgtatgACGAAAGTAGAAAGAGATgctgaatgcgatcgcaaacgtcagtgCGTTAGATAATACGGCCACAGATGTCGAAGCCATCAGCATGGATGACATGACATTATCAGTTAGCAGCTGTGACATGCCGCGACATGACACGGTGCTGGCGTAAACACTATTATGGCTCCCTGGCATGATGGCCCACATAAGCCGCAGCCAGTGCAGGTGGACAACGGCCGCGCCATCATGTAAAAGCGCCACATAACAAGGTCGTCAGTAACGCACATAAACAACACAATTAAAAGTTAAACTCAAGAGCCGGCTTCTGCCTTAAAATTTGTTATACCTACTACATCTATGTCTGGCTTATGCTACCTTACAACTATACATACAATCTTCTTCCAAGCGATTTTAAAAAAgtcttagtattttttttttatcataggtattaatttgttaaattgtCTTTATAGTTAAATTCACTGCCACTTGCACCACTTAAATCCCGTTTGTAACGAAGATGAGTAACAGAAAGTTTAGCCCTGCtaaataaaactacaataacATACAACTAGGGTACAATACAACCGAATTGGAACGAGCTTGCGCCACCGACAGATTCGCCTTCTGACCGAATGATTGGACACACTATAGGATTCACTTTAACTGACCATTCAACTCATTCCTGCGTTTGAGATGTTAACTTCACGTTGATTTTACATGCACCTACAGTTACTGTACCattaaaatagttaattttGGCGACATGCCATTTTTTCGAAACAAAAAGGTGCTTCTTTTCAATGCTCGAGAGCATTAAGCCACAGATCTCTATTTGCTGCCTGTAGTCCAA
This sequence is a window from Choristoneura fumiferana chromosome 10, NRCan_CFum_1, whole genome shotgun sequence. Protein-coding genes within it:
- the LOC141431671 gene encoding uncharacterized protein, coding for MDTLLVLKRPIKIVVPNKKNKLTKSRARKLWPSPLGKVAKKPEEGLSRMNKASCETILENASGTEPERVSFVSLYNELCRKYFDGGSDSELAHCNVATILSAGDHARRARAHVVMEIDY